The nucleotide sequence GCACTGCAGGTGTAGACCTTGTCCCCGCGCTCTCCGGGGCTGTTGGGGCCAGACGAGTCCTTGTTCAGCATGTCCAGGGTGCACTTGGCACAGATCTGGGTGGTGGAGCCGTCCTCGTCCTCCATGGGGATACCACAGAGACGACAGGtgaagaggaaagggagaggagggagcgaatcTCTGTCCTCGGACTTCACTCCCACCACAGCCCCAACACTACTCCCGCACTCAGCCCCAGGTCCACAGCCAGGGACCTCCAGAAGTGTTGAGGGATGGTGCTCAGGGAGTTCTGGTGGTGGTAACCTCAGTCCATCAGAGCATGGCAGGTAGTCTCTGTTATGGCCCCCTACATAGAGGTTCAGGTCAGGCCTTAAGGCTTCTGGAACGAGATCAGACGTGGGAGAAACAAGCAAGttcaacaaaaaaaaatatatatatatatatatatattgcaagttcgaatccctgagctgacaaggtacaaatctgtcgttctgtccctgaacaggcagttaacccactgtttctaggccgtcattgaaaataagaatttgttcttaactgacttgcctagtaaaataaaggtaaaataaaataaataaataaaatttgcctaaaatatataaacacacagacaatATACGTTTAGGAAAATATACATGAACACATCTTTAAACAATTCCAGGCCTGAATCTTTAGTTCAcgtttttcaaatcaaattaagTTAAATGGAAAGCCTTGACATTACCTTCAGCTGGCACATTAGGCTCCTCCTCCCGCTGCCTCTTCAGACCAGAGGGACCAATAGGAGGTCCACTAGCAGGTCTGACTGCTTCCTGTCCCACCACATGCATCCTCTGATGCCGTTTCAGGTTGCCTAGGGAACTGCAGGCGAAGGAGCAGGAGTCACAGCTGTATGGTTTCTCCCCAGTGTGAATCCTCAGGTGTCTCTGCAGGTTGACCAGCTGGGCCGAGGCGTAGGTACACAGGGGACAACGGTACGGCTTCTCCCCGTTGTGAGTCTTCATGTGCCTCTTGACGTGATTGGCATAGCGTGAGGAGAACCCACACAACTGGCAGGAGTGGCGCTTGGAGGAAGGACCGTCGTCGCCCATTAGGAAATTATCGTCCATCCCGCCTCCGTCCCCTTCCTCGCCATCGTCCGCTTGTGATCGGGAACCGGAGCGAAAGCCTCTgaactcccccctctctcccttgcaGCAGCGGTGACAGTAGGGTCCCACTAGGTCCAGACCACAGCCCCGGCAGGACAGGTAGGGAGGCTCGTGGTCGGGCTGGGACTCAGGGCCCTGCTCCTGGTCACACTGCCCAGCCATACTGAGACTGCTGAAGGCACAACTCTCCTCATCACCCAGAGGGTACACAGAGATCTCAGCTGCTACAGGGGGAGAAAACAGCAGTATGAGGAACAGGCCAAacaataggaacaccttcctCATATTAGAGTTGCATCCCACCTCAACTTgtcaggacatggactctacaagttgtgggagagggagggcgtgagagaggggtttagagacagagggagggggggagagaggggtgaagggcaGGGTGGGGGAAGGGTAGGTGGAGCTAGAGATGGGAATTTGGCATTTGACTGTTCGAGCACTCGCCTGAAAAATATTTCTAATTTATCTTAAATGCCAACAGATTGCATTTTATCATAACCTTTGGCAATGatttccctacacacacacacacacacacacacacacacacacacacacacacacacacacacacacacacacacacacacatataaatatatatacaaatagaAAAGCTAGTGCCATTTAACATGAATGTATTCAGCCCTCccgaggtctaaggcactgcaacgcGTGCAGTGTTTAAAGCATTACATGGCTCATCGGGACCGAGGGTGTACAGTCTGAAAGCAGTTGAGTGAAAGAGACACGGAGTAGATGGGGGAACAACGGTGTGATGCTTGGcttctttttgttgttgtgtccCCACAAAAAAGGAGAACACTAGAGTCAAAGTAAATTCACATCGATCTTCAGGATCATTTTACTTGCCCATTCAGGCAACCCACAAAGCACATTCCACCAAATAGTTTTATAggatttgaagaaaaaaaagattGAGCCTTTGACATCTATTCCAGTACTTATACTCATGGCCACCCCTGAAAGGAGATAAGGCATCAGTCTAAAACCCAACTAGGTTAACATGAAGGTGATGCAGACATAGCCTCAAGCCCTTGACCCCAGTCAGTCTGTTTTGGTGGTCTCTGGCACGTCTCAAATGGGTCTGAATTCAGCAGTAACTTTTGGACCTCCATGACATGATGCTCTCATGGACCATGGATCTTAAATTTAAAAACTAAAAAAACTACTTGAGAAGTTGAGAAGTAAAACTGGAAAAGGAAATTCACGAGTACCTATAGCTACTCCACCCATGCCCTACCAAGGTTTACTAACACACAGTACCTATAGCTACTCCACCCATGCCCTACCAAGGTTTACTAACACACAGTACCTATAGCTACTCCACCCATGCCCTACCAAGGTTTACCAACAGTTTTGACGTACTGCAGTAGCTACGTTGGTCTATTGTACTCCCAACAATGTGTAGGCAGGTTGTTTAGGAGTCAAACCTTCTCACATAGCTGTTTGTCAGCTTGACACATTTCTTAGCTTCTCAAAATGACAAAGCGGTGCCTGAAAGAGAAGTTGTAAACATTTATCGTTGTAAACATTTGTACCGTCTTCCTTGAGAGTTTGGGAGCTGGTCTCTCCACTGACTAGTACGCGTTGTCACACTCCCTGTCCCTTGAGCTGGTCTCTCCACTGGTCTCTCCACTGACTAGTACACGTTGTCATACTCCCTGTCCCTTGAGCTGGTCTCTCCACTGTCTAGTACGCGTTGTCACACTCCCTGCCCCTTGAGCTGGTCTCTCCACTGTCTAGTACACGTTGTCACACTCCCTGTCCCTTGAGCTGGTCTCTCCACTGGTCTCTCCACTGACTAGTACGCGTTGTCACACTCCCTGCCCCTTGCAACTCAATGATGCCCAACGAACCCAAAAAGTTTCTTTAAAAAGAGACACACCTAATTAATGAAAACGAGCACGGGCACCGTGCGCTTGAGTGCCGGTGTATGTGTCGGGAAAGGGAGGGTGGTGTCAAATACGATACAGGAAAGAGAATGGTCAAAATATCCCCTCCGGTAGGCAAACCCAGGACCTTTAAATCCCAGGTGAGCTACGAACCCTGTTACGGAAAATGGATAATAATGACAATAAGAAAATGTAATTGAGAAGGAAGGGAGCGTACTGAATTGATACATAAGGGTTAGAATTTGCTCTCTGGATCTTTTTAACAGCAACATTCTGGCGTGTGCATGTATTATAAATTAGCAGCATGGCAGTATTCCCAGAGCTGGCTATAACAGCAGCCAAGGAGGGTAGCCAACTTTGTGTTTGTGCTCTAATTACACAGATGACTTCAGCCATATGAAAACCCTTCCATCATTTTACTTCTCATCCAACTggcgttagcttgctagctacagctGCTAGCGAACAGCGAGCCGTCCACTAGCGAGCAGCGAGCTGTCCGCTAGCGAGCAGCGAGCCGTCAGCGAGCCGTCAGCTAGCGAGCAGCGAGCCGTCAGCGAGCGAGCAGCGAGCCGTCAGCGAGCGAGCAGCTAGCGAGCAGCGAGCCGTCAGCGAGCGAGCAGCTAGCGAGCAGCGAGCCGTCAGCGAGCGAGCAGCTAGCGAGCAGCGAGCCGTCAGCGAGCCGTCCTCTAGCGAGCAGCGAGCCGTCCGCTAGCCGTCAGCTAGCGAGCAGCGAGCCGTCCGCTAGCGAGCAGCGAGCCGTCCGCTAGCGAGCAGCGAGCCGTCCGCTAGCGAGCAGCGAGCCGTCCGCTAGCGAGCAGCGAGCCGTCCGCTAGCGAGCAGCGAGCCGTCCGCTAGCGAGCAGCGAGCCGTCCGCTAGCGAGCAGCGAGCCGTCCGCTAGCGAGCAGCGAGCCGTCAGCTAGCGAGCAGCGAGCCGTCAGCTAGCGAGCAGCGAGCCGTCAGCTAGCGAGCAGCGAGCCGTCAGCTAGCGAGCAGCGAGCCGTCAGCTAGCGAGCAGCGAGCCGTCAGCTAGCGAGCAGCGAGCCGTCAGCTAGCGAGCAGCGAGCCGTCAGCTAGCGAGCAGCGAGCCGTCAGCTAGCGAGCAGCGAGCCGTCAGCTAGCGAGCAGCGAGCCGTCAGCTAGCGAGCAGCGAGCCGTCAGCGAGCCGTCAGCTAGCGAGCCGTGAGCCACTACTGTTGCAAAGCAACGGAATTGCACCGGTTTTACAACTCAGATTCTTCTGAAATGCTACAAAGAAAATGTTTGAACGGAAATATTTAAAAACAAGAGCtggagaaaataaaataaataactgatGACTAATGTCAGGAAATCCGGTAGAGTAGTTCTCGGTGGGGTGGCAGGACGGGTCATGACGAGAGGCAGTGTACCTCCAAGTTGATTGGCCAATTGTCATCGACTTTGGTGTCAGATAACAGTATGGTGGGTAGGGATATTATTTTAAATTTAACATTGGGAGTTTCAACCGGTTTGACAGGACTATAAAAGCACCACCATATAAGTGCTAAACTGATTCCAGAACCGTAGCAATCTCCTCAGAGACACTTTATCAAGTCGGGCCCAGGTCTCCCTCCCTCAGAGACACTTTATCAAGTCGGGCCCAGGTCTCCCTCCCTCAGAGACACTTTATCAAGTCGGGCCCAGGTCTCCCTCCCTCAGAGACACTTTATCAAGTCGGGCCCAGGTCTCCCTCCCTCAGAGACACTTTATCAAGTCGGGCCCAGGTCTCCCTCCCTCAGAGACACTTTATCAAGTCGGGCCCAGGTCTCCCTCCCTCAGAGACACTTTATCAAGTCGGGCCCAGGTCTCCCTCCCTCAGAGATTTGACCGAATTGTGACTAAGCTGGTCCAAAAAAAactttaataaatacattttttttaaagtaccaACCTGAGTACTTGTCGTCCAGGCCTAGGATCTTGTCATGGTCGGCGTCACAAAACTCAAGGTCGTGTCCCAGAAGGAAATCTGCCTCCAAGGTGAGGATTCCTGGAGCTACAATGGTCACTACACCATCTTCAGAATCCACTGCAACACAGAGCAACAACTCTCATCTAACATACGCTATTGATaactaaacaaaaatagaaaacaTGGAAAAGTGTTGCTCCCATGTATCATGAGCAGAGATAAAAAGAGCAGACATTTTCCACAAATCACAATAAATATATTTCTCATTGTGTGCAtaaaatttgtttacatccctgttactgGGCATTTAATATTTTGCCAAGATAAAAATCGATCCACCTGACtggtatcaagaagctgattaacacggcatgctcattacacaggtgcaccttgtgctgggggacactaaaaggtcactctaaaatgtgtagttgtgtcacaacacaatgtcacagatgtctcaagttgagggagcgtgcaattggcatgctgactgcaggaatgtccaccagatctgttgccagataatttaatgttcatttctctaccataagccacctccaacatcattttagcgAATttagcagtacatccaactggcctcacaaccaggTGTATGGTGGGTGAATGCaacagttcttccatggcctgcatcctcaccagacatgttactcattgagcatgtttgggatgctctggatcggaGTGTACGTTTGTGTGTTCCGgctcctgccaatatccagcaacttcacacagccattgaagaggagtgggacaacattccacaggccacaatcaacagcctgatcaactctatgtgaaggagatgtgtcgttcTGCTtgaggtaaatggtggtcacaccagatagacTGGTTTCCTGATCCACACCCGTACCTTTAAgaaacactatatacacacacacaaaagtatgtggacaccccttcaaattagtggattcagccaAATCCGTTACTGACAggttttccttccagttctctgctgccaatgactggaacgaattgcaaaagcactgaagctggagtcttatatctccctctataACTTTAAGCTttggctgtcagagcagcttatcgATCACTGTACACAGCCTATCTATCCATGTATACCTgcacatctaccactccagtgttaatgctaaattgtaattatttcgccactatgggctatttattgccttacctccctaatcttgctacatttgcacacactgtatatagacttttctattgtgttattgactgtatgtttttgtaACTCTGTttttgtcgaactgctttgctttatcttggccagaggtcagaggtcgcagctgtaaatgacaacttgttctcaactggcctacctggttaaataaaatcaataaataaatagaaacaggtcaataaaatcaagcacacagccatgcaagctcagacaaacattggcagtaggaatggccttactgaagagctcggactttcaacgtggcaccgtcatagggtgccacctttccaacaagtcagtttgttacatttctgccctgatagagctgccagggtcaactgcaagtgctgttattgtgaagtggcaatgcctaagagcaacaacggctcaaacGCAAAGTGGTAGACGACACAAGTTCCCAGAATGGGAccggcgagtgctgaagcacgtgtGGAAGAActggactggcctgcacagagccctgacctcaaccccatcgaacacctttgggatgaattggaacgccgactacgagccaggcctaatcgcccaacattagtgcccgacctcactaatgctcgtggctgaatggaagcaagaccctggagcaatgttccaacatctagtggaaagccttcccagaagagtggaggctgttatagcagcaatgttcctacatctagtggaaagccttcccagaagagtggaggctgttatagcagcaatgttacaacatctagtggaaagccttcccagaagagtggaggctgttatagcagcaatgttccaacatctattggaaagccttcccagaagagtggaggctgttatagcagcaacatctagtggaaagccttcccagaagagtagaggctgttatagcagcaatgttcctaaatctagtggaaagccttcccagaagagtagaggctgttatagcagcaatgttccaacatctagtggaaagccttcccagaagagtggaggctgttatagcagcaatgttccaacatctagtggaaagccttcccagaagagtggaggctgttatagcagcaatgttcctacatctagtggaaagccttcccagaagagtggaggctgttatagcagcaatgttacaacatctagtggaaagccttcccagaagagtggaggctgttatagcaacaatgttccaacatctagtggaaagccttcccagaagagtggaggctgttatagcagcaatgttacaacatctattggaaagccttcccagaagagtggaggctgttatagcagcaatgttccaacatctagtggaaagccttcccagaagagtggaggctgttatagcagcaacatctagtggaaagccttcccagaagagtggaggctgttatagcagcaatgttccaacatctagtggaaagtcttcccagaagagtggaggctgttatagcagcaatgttccaacatctagtggaaagccttcccagaagagtggaggctgttatagcagcaatgttccaacatctagtggaaagtcttcccagaagagtggaggctgttatagcagcaatgttccaacatctagtggaaagcaatcccagaagagtggagcaaAAGGGGGAACCAAATCCATACTAATGCCAATGACTTTCAACATACTTTTGatctgtgaccaacaaatgcatatctgtattctcagtcatatGAAGATATTTAAAAAATTGTCAAATTTCACATGAACTGTAATGCAGTAAaatctttaaaattgttgcatgttatgtTTCTATTTGTTGTCCAGTACACACTAAATCacaaataaagtaaaaatattaaataaaaacaaagtaTCATCCCTAATTTTCCACAAAAGGCCTACTACTACCCTTTGACAAAATGCCACCAAAGACGATCATTATATGTAAGAGAATTGTATGCTGTTAAATGCCCTGAAAAGTAACCAAAAAAACCATAGtaaatgtccttctttatattaAAATCAGAGAATGAAAACACAAAGAAGAAGTGAGTTTCTCAGTCccatgatgcacctgtactgaccatgCCTTTTGgctgatagcggggtgaacagaccgTGGCACAGGCGGTTGATGTCCTTCATGATctttttttggccttcctgtgataatCGGGTGTCCTggtagggcaggcagtgtgcattCGATactgcgttgggcagaccgcaccaccctctggagagccctgtggttgcagGCGGTGCAGTTTACGTACCTGGAGGTGACACAGCCCGACAGGacgctctcaattgtgcatctgtaaaagtttgagggtcttaggggttaaaccaaatttctttagcctcctgaggttgaagaggtgctgttgcgccttcttcaccacacggtCTGTGtcggtggaccatttcagatagtcagtgttgtgtacgccgaggaactttaagCTCTTGACCCTCTCCGCTGCGGCCCCGCCGTTGTGGatggggggggtgctccctcctGAAGCCCATGATCAGCTTctttttgttgacattgagg is from Oncorhynchus gorbuscha isolate QuinsamMale2020 ecotype Even-year linkage group LG14, OgorEven_v1.0, whole genome shotgun sequence and encodes:
- the znf513a gene encoding zinc finger protein 513a isoform X2 — its product is MIFRTTGEAQFPGKQHELIVPEVFQKREAARKMPRKKQQNPQSVKLDSEDGVVTIVAPGILTLEADFLLGHDLEFCDADHDKILGLDDKYSAEISVYPLGDEESCAFSSLSMAGQCDQEQGPESQPDHEPPYLSCRGCGLDLVGPYCHRCCKGERGEFRGFRSGSRSQADDGEEGDGGGMDDNFLMGDDGPSSKRHSCQLCGFSSRYANHVKRHMKTHNGEKPYRCPLCTYASAQLVNLQRHLRIHTGEKPYSCDSCSFACSSLGNLKRHQRMHVVGQEAVRPASGPPIGPSGLKRQREEEPNVPAEEALRPDLNLYVGGHNRDYLPCSDGLRLPPPELPEHHPSTLLEVPGCGPGAECGSSVGAVVGVKSEDRDSLPPLPFLFTCRLCGIPMEDEDGSTTQICAKCTLDMLNKDSSGPNSPGERGDKVYTCSACPFLTHYPNHLARHMKTHSGEKPYKCPQCDYASAHFDNLKRHHRVHTGEKPYKCHLCDYACGNLANLKRHQRVHSGAKPFQCAVCSYSCNQSMNLKRHMLRHTGEKPYKCQQCGYTTGHWDNYKRHQKKHGLATDGWVKVQRPGAHEEEEEERVTCK
- the znf513a gene encoding zinc finger protein 513a isoform X1, with the protein product MIFRTTGEAQFPGKQHELIVPEVFQKREAARKMPRKKQQNPQSVKLDSEDGVVTIVAPGILTLEADFLLGHDLEFCDADHDKILGLDDKYSAAEISVYPLGDEESCAFSSLSMAGQCDQEQGPESQPDHEPPYLSCRGCGLDLVGPYCHRCCKGERGEFRGFRSGSRSQADDGEEGDGGGMDDNFLMGDDGPSSKRHSCQLCGFSSRYANHVKRHMKTHNGEKPYRCPLCTYASAQLVNLQRHLRIHTGEKPYSCDSCSFACSSLGNLKRHQRMHVVGQEAVRPASGPPIGPSGLKRQREEEPNVPAEEALRPDLNLYVGGHNRDYLPCSDGLRLPPPELPEHHPSTLLEVPGCGPGAECGSSVGAVVGVKSEDRDSLPPLPFLFTCRLCGIPMEDEDGSTTQICAKCTLDMLNKDSSGPNSPGERGDKVYTCSACPFLTHYPNHLARHMKTHSGEKPYKCPQCDYASAHFDNLKRHHRVHTGEKPYKCHLCDYACGNLANLKRHQRVHSGAKPFQCAVCSYSCNQSMNLKRHMLRHTGEKPYKCQQCGYTTGHWDNYKRHQKKHGLATDGWVKVQRPGAHEEEEEERVTCK